DNA from Rhodopirellula bahusiensis:
CACAGGCATGAAATCGCGGAGGTTGTCGAGGCTCTGCGCCGGAGTCCTGCGACCGGTCTGGTTGATCGTGATCGAGCTAGCCAATGCGAACAGAGGTCATCGTGATGGACCCCAAAACGGCTTTGTCGTTGAAAATTTTGACGTCTTCTTGGGGTCCCTGCAAAGCCAGCGTGTAGAGCAGCGGGTAGTAGTGGTCCGGCGTTGGGATCGCTCGTGCGGCTGACTTGCCCAACGATTGATAGTCACACAACTTCGCATGATCGCGATTGAGAATCAGTCGGTTGGTGAGCTCGTTTGTCTCCAACGCCCAGTCGAAGCCTTGATCGAGCCTTTGACCGTCCATCCACCGCAAGTTGTGAACAATGTTGCCGCTGCCAAGGATCAGCACCCCGCGACGGCGAAGATTGCTCAATTCTTTGGCCAATTCATAGTGCCACGCGCCGGGTTTGGACAGGTCGATGCTGACTTGCACGACCGGGAGATCTGCCTTGGGGAAGACGGGCTTCAACACGGACCAAGTGCCGTGATCCAATCCCCAGTCTTGATCCAAACCAATGGGCGTTCCTTGGACTGTTTCACTGACCCGTCGCGCCAACTCGGGAAGACCTGGAGCCGTGTACTGAGCCTCAGAAAGTTCCCGTGGGAAGCCACCGAAGTCATGAATCGTCTTGGGGTGATCCATCGCAGTGACCCAAGTGCCACGGGTGAGCCAGTGAGCGGAGACGCAGAGAATCGCAGCGGGTTTGCGCACGTTGGCCATTTCGGCTTTCCAACCACGTGTGAACTCGTTGTCTTCCAGTGCATTCATCGGGCTTCCGTGTCCGATGAAGAAAGCGGGCATCACGTGGCCGTCTTCGGGCAAGGTGTCTGTCATGGCTCGCAGTGACGTTCCGATCGTCACCGCTCCACTTGTCATTGCCATCGTTTTCATCCACTCCATGTGGGCAGCCAAAAGGCGTTGGGTTCAAAAGAGGTGGGTTGGTGGTACTCGGATTGGGGCATCTTCGTTCGACCTCGCTCCGCTCGACCCTTTCGAAGAGTGAATGAGGGGTGAGCAGGACGAAAGTTTTTATGTTGCAATTTTGCGTTGGCTCTTGGCTCTTGGTAACCCGAAGTGTCAGCGAGGAACGATGCAAATGGATTCTTGCCTCGCTGACGCGTTTTGAAGCCGCGTTTTTTCATTGAATGGCCAACGGCCTTTTCAACATAGCCAGCGGGCAACGCCCCTGGACCAGATTAACACGCTCCCATCTTGGCCAAAGGCTAAGTTCAAACCCAAACGTGTGGGGTAATGGGTGTGTTGTTTCAAGAAACGGTCCGCGACTTTTTGGTTGGCCAGAGCGCCAGCAAGTTCGCGAGAATCAGGATTGTTCCGCCCAGAACCAATTCGAAGGTCAACGTTTCGTTTGCATACTGGACGGAACACCAAACGCTGAGCAGTCCAGGAATGAACATGGCCCAGGTGGATGCCATCAGTGGTTCCAGGGTGTAGAGCACCGATGCTTGCGTTGGTGAAACGCTAGGTTGAAATCGATTCATCAGCGAGAACGCGACCAACGATGGGAAGATCGCTAGCAAGACAATCAGCCCGTAGAAGCGAGGCTGGATGGTCAACGCGTACCACCCAGGGTTGGTGGAATCGCTCGCCGAAATCTCTGGGATGCTGGGTTGAATCAGCGCGAAGAACAGCAACGCCAACACGGCGGTGGTTCCGAACATCGACGGTGTGAACGCGAGCGAATCCAATCGCTTCCCAAACCAATCGACCGCCACGATCTGGCCACTGAAAAACAGCACCGCCAACAGAGTCAGCGTGTCACCGGTTTTCCATTGCCCCAGCCCATCGGGCGCGAAATGCAGGCCGCCGTTGGACCACTGCAGCAATCCAGTCAGGATCGCGACACCGAACAGGGAAACTCCGGCGGCGAGCAGAACGGTCGACCGGGGACGCTGACGTTCAAACAGTGTTGCTAGGACGGGCGTCCAAACGACGGCAAGACTGGTCAGAAAACCGCTCCGAGACGCGGGAATGGTCGACAGACCGGAAACCTGCAAAACCATGCCGACGACGAACAGGCACCCAATCGCGATTCCGGCGAGGAAGTGTGGCCACCGGACACGTCGGAGCACTCCGCTGCAACAGACCGCGAACAACACGCCAGCCAACGCGAAACGCAAGCCGGTCATCCACGCCGACGCCGCCGCGCGGAAGGCTCCCGAGGCGGTGTGCTCATCCACACCAAAGTGCTCATCCGCGAGCAGGTTCAACGCCTTGATAAATGGGAACGAAGATCCCCACAGCACGTTGACAACAACCAACGCCAGAACAGCACGACGATGCGAGACCAATTGGGCTGATTCTGACAATGGGAGCTAACATCAGGCAAGAAGTTCGGGGATGGGATCGTCGTCGCCCCCGATCTTAAAGGGACGCCCGTTGGGCGCGAAGAACTCCTCGTCCAACGGCAATCCAGCCGCCGCAGCGATGGTCTTGTTGAACGATGAAACGCTCACCGGATACTCATCGACATAGCTGCCGTGTTTGTCCGATGCCCCCAGGACTTGCCCACCTTGGATCCCGGCCCCCGCCAGCAAACTGCAGAACACGCCCGGGTGGTGATCACGGCCCGCGTTCGCATTCAGCTTCGGCTTGCGGCCAAATTCGGTCGTCAAAACCACCAGCGTCTCGTCGAGCAACCCCTTCGAGTGCAAATCGCGAAGCAAGAACCCCATCCCGTCGTCGACCTGGGTCGCCTTCTCGTTCAGACGCGAATAGAGGTCTTGGTGCATGTCCCATCCACCGAAATTCACCTCGACGAACCGAGCTCCCGACTCCACCAAACGGCGGGCAAGCAAGCAACCTTGGCCGAACGAGTTGCGACCATAGGCGTCACGAATCTTGGAATCCTCTTCGTTCAAGTCGAACACTTTCAAGTGCTCGCTTCCCATGAGCTTGCGAGTTTCCAAGTAGAGTTGGTTGTAAGCTTCGACATCGTTGTTCTTCCGCTGCGATTGAAACGATTTGTCGAATCGGTTGGCGAGAGCCAATCGGCGATAGAACAGTTTTTCATCCAGATACTTTGGCAGCTTGATGTTTTGCAAACCTGCGTTCGGGTTTGCGATCGGGACTGGCGAC
Protein-coding regions in this window:
- the ygiD gene encoding 4,5-DOPA-extradiol-dioxygenase, encoding MAMTSGAVTIGTSLRAMTDTLPEDGHVMPAFFIGHGSPMNALEDNEFTRGWKAEMANVRKPAAILCVSAHWLTRGTWVTAMDHPKTIHDFGGFPRELSEAQYTAPGLPELARRVSETVQGTPIGLDQDWGLDHGTWSVLKPVFPKADLPVVQVSIDLSKPGAWHYELAKELSNLRRRGVLILGSGNIVHNLRWMDGQRLDQGFDWALETNELTNRLILNRDHAKLCDYQSLGKSAARAIPTPDHYYPLLYTLALQGPQEDVKIFNDKAVLGSITMTSVRIG
- a CDS encoding DMT family transporter; the encoded protein is MSESAQLVSHRRAVLALVVVNVLWGSSFPFIKALNLLADEHFGVDEHTASGAFRAAASAWMTGLRFALAGVLFAVCCSGVLRRVRWPHFLAGIAIGCLFVVGMVLQVSGLSTIPASRSGFLTSLAVVWTPVLATLFERQRPRSTVLLAAGVSLFGVAILTGLLQWSNGGLHFAPDGLGQWKTGDTLTLLAVLFFSGQIVAVDWFGKRLDSLAFTPSMFGTTAVLALLFFALIQPSIPEISASDSTNPGWYALTIQPRFYGLIVLLAIFPSLVAFSLMNRFQPSVSPTQASVLYTLEPLMASTWAMFIPGLLSVWCSVQYANETLTFELVLGGTILILANLLALWPTKKSRTVS
- a CDS encoding DUF1501 domain-containing protein produces the protein MAGIDFTLEDRRRFISRLAKQTLGVSFAGGALGGPWWDELSPSSRAHAASASAKKAKHIIYLFMDGAMSHLDTFDPKVGVEEAGETKPIATRVPGIQFGDRFPKLSYLAGAIATVRSLSTETGAHEQGRYLMRTAYKQINSIQHPGMGAWMVDRKGRENRELPGNFLIGSGNRHPGAGFLPPALSPVPIANPNAGLQNIKLPKYLDEKLFYRRLALANRFDKSFQSQRKNNDVEAYNQLYLETRKLMGSEHLKVFDLNEEDSKIRDAYGRNSFGQGCLLARRLVESGARFVEVNFGGWDMHQDLYSRLNEKATQVDDGMGFLLRDLHSKGLLDETLVVLTTEFGRKPKLNANAGRDHHPGVFCSLLAGAGIQGGQVLGASDKHGSYVDEYPVSVSSFNKTIAAAAGLPLDEEFFAPNGRPFKIGGDDDPIPELLA